GAAAATCTTATTTTCGTCAGATTGGTCTTCAACAACTAATTTAACGTTGTCATATACTTTAAATTCATAAGAGTCTTCAATTACCTTTTTAGGATTGTTAATAAATTCTGCTTTGAATTTAGAATCATTTGTTGATTTGATGATTAAATCATTAATAATATTTAATTGTTGTTCGTTTGCTAGTTTCATGTTATTATATTTTATTCGTTAGTAATTTTTTGTAAAGTAAAATTGATTGGTAAAATTTCTATAGTAATTATGTTTACAGTAATTTTCAGAAAATTGATTAGCTCGTTGCCCAGTTATAGAAATCTTTAATCTGATGTCCAACCCATACCCCTGCATCATATAATGGACCACCTGCCCCTCCTGATACCTGCTCTAATTCTTCTTCTTTTAGTTCCACATCTATTTGTGGCTGAGATGGAATATTTAAG
This genomic window from Chryseobacterium sp. MEBOG06 contains:
- a CDS encoding class IIb bacteriocin, lactobin A/cerein 7B family; this encodes MKLANEQQLNIINDLIIKSTNDSKFKAEFINNPKKVIEDSYEFKVYDNVKLVVEDQSDENKIFINIPRKPDLNEVELTDEELEKVAGGGTPAIVGLGILACAIYDFGCGVVDGIRN